A region from the Desulfoglaeba alkanexedens ALDC genome encodes:
- a CDS encoding Hsp20/alpha crystallin family protein — translation MVKASRQGIMDELLQMKQRMDTLYSESVKSVRHASAEAPEALWVPPTDVWETEEEWTAVLDLPGVDQTDLKVQIKGEVLTVSGRRNSRRRPFEAKAIQNERPQGFFKTRLMVPADAASDKVDAELCQGILTVRIPKISQNHKKITVGSA, via the coding sequence GTGGTGAAAGCGAGTCGGCAGGGGATCATGGACGAATTGCTTCAGATGAAGCAAAGGATGGACACCTTGTATTCAGAAAGTGTCAAGTCGGTTCGCCATGCGTCCGCCGAAGCTCCCGAGGCGCTTTGGGTGCCCCCGACGGATGTTTGGGAAACCGAAGAGGAATGGACGGCGGTATTGGATCTCCCCGGAGTGGATCAAACTGATCTGAAAGTGCAGATCAAAGGCGAGGTGCTCACCGTAAGCGGGAGGCGGAACAGCCGGCGGAGACCTTTCGAGGCGAAGGCGATTCAGAACGAACGGCCTCAGGGGTTTTTCAAGACAAGACTGATGGTTCCAGCGGATGCCGCCTCCGACAAGGTGGATGCGGAACTGTGCCAGGGAATTCTCACGGTAAGAATTCCCAAGATATCGCAAAATCATAAGAAAATCACAGTCGGATCGGCCTAG
- a CDS encoding DUF3786 domain-containing protein, producing the protein MDDERRKKLANRLTPIQLYQLTPKTNCGECGHPTCLAYATQVIVGHSDMDACPYLDPEQKEAFRARLEDQHADGIGVKREGFDKALEFLRSEVRKWDFPGIAGSLGAVLVDEPGEAALRFSYFGRPVILSAEDVTGFSGEPLNPWEKILLYNYVIGGAAEPAGRWVGMESLPNSISKIKSLNAHCEAPLARAFAGRLELLPETTRCVGPALEISEQGVDFGAQFQILPKLSFRVLWWDEDTEEGFPPRVKFLFDASVLKVLDLESLLFACEQLTDRLLDCLKKAP; encoded by the coding sequence ATGGACGACGAACGACGTAAGAAACTGGCCAACCGGCTGACACCCATCCAGCTCTACCAGCTGACCCCCAAAACCAACTGCGGCGAATGCGGCCATCCGACATGCCTGGCCTATGCCACCCAAGTGATCGTCGGACATTCCGACATGGATGCCTGCCCCTACCTGGACCCCGAGCAGAAGGAAGCCTTCCGGGCCCGGCTGGAAGATCAACACGCCGATGGTATCGGGGTCAAGCGGGAAGGCTTCGACAAGGCTCTCGAATTCCTCCGCTCCGAAGTCCGAAAATGGGATTTTCCCGGGATCGCTGGGAGCCTGGGTGCGGTTTTGGTCGACGAGCCGGGAGAAGCGGCGCTGCGGTTTTCCTATTTCGGCCGACCGGTCATTCTGAGCGCCGAAGACGTGACCGGCTTCTCAGGCGAACCCCTAAACCCCTGGGAAAAAATTCTTCTCTACAATTACGTCATCGGAGGCGCCGCAGAACCGGCAGGGCGCTGGGTCGGAATGGAAAGCCTTCCCAACTCCATTTCCAAAATCAAGAGTCTCAACGCTCATTGCGAAGCACCGCTCGCCCGGGCCTTCGCCGGAAGACTCGAGCTGCTGCCGGAGACCACCCGCTGTGTCGGGCCGGCCCTGGAAATTTCAGAGCAGGGCGTGGATTTCGGAGCTCAGTTCCAGATTCTTCCCAAGCTGTCCTTCCGGGTGTTGTGGTGGGACGAAGATACGGAAGAAGGCTTCCCTCCTCGAGTGAAATTCCTCTTCGATGCCTCCGTCCTCAAGGTCCTCGACCTGGAGTCTCTCCTCTTCGCCTGCGAACAGCTGACCGACCGGTTGCTGGACTGTTTGAAGAAAGCACCATGA
- a CDS encoding adenylosuccinate synthase produces MASMIVVGVQWGDEGKGKVVDLLTAHVDCVVRFQGGNNAGHTLVVNGRKIIMHLIPSGILHQGKTCFIGNGVVVDPGVLLEELDRLARYGAPVTPERLMVSRYAHVIMPYHRMLDLAREARKGKGRIGTTGRGIGPCYEDKAARSGIRIHHLLDEKSLKELVERNLEEKNFLLKHYFGMETVDAEAVLDEYAAYGKSLEPFVGDVGLRLHEAMAAGRNVLFEGAQGTHLDIDHGTYPFVTSSNTVAGNACCGAGVGPTRIDKVLGILKAYTTRVGGGPFPTELDDSVGECIRNRGVEFGSTTGRPRRCGWLDMCVVNHSVRLNGLTRLAVTKLDVLTGIPTLKIAVAYRCGGETLTSLPTEGDRLACCEPIYEEFPGWEENLQGIRRFEDLPQNTRNYLHAIETMSGIPLAIVSVGPGRDETIVREEIL; encoded by the coding sequence ATGGCCAGTATGATTGTTGTTGGAGTTCAGTGGGGCGACGAAGGCAAGGGGAAAGTGGTCGATCTCTTGACCGCTCACGTGGACTGCGTGGTGAGATTTCAAGGTGGCAATAATGCCGGACATACGCTCGTCGTGAACGGCAGGAAGATCATCATGCACCTCATCCCGTCGGGGATCCTCCATCAGGGCAAGACCTGTTTCATCGGAAACGGCGTGGTGGTGGACCCCGGGGTCCTCTTGGAAGAACTGGATCGGCTGGCCCGTTACGGGGCGCCTGTGACGCCGGAAAGGCTCATGGTGAGCCGTTACGCCCACGTGATCATGCCCTATCATCGGATGTTGGATCTCGCCCGGGAAGCGCGCAAGGGAAAAGGGAGGATCGGAACCACCGGTCGCGGCATCGGGCCGTGCTATGAAGACAAGGCCGCTCGTTCGGGCATCCGCATCCATCACCTACTCGACGAAAAGAGCCTTAAAGAACTGGTGGAAAGAAATCTGGAGGAAAAAAACTTCCTCTTGAAGCATTACTTCGGGATGGAGACGGTGGACGCGGAAGCGGTGCTGGACGAGTACGCGGCGTACGGGAAGAGTCTGGAGCCTTTCGTGGGGGATGTGGGGCTGCGGCTGCACGAGGCCATGGCTGCAGGTCGAAACGTGCTTTTTGAGGGCGCTCAGGGCACTCACTTGGACATCGACCACGGGACCTACCCGTTCGTCACCTCGTCCAACACGGTGGCGGGAAACGCCTGCTGCGGTGCGGGCGTGGGCCCCACGCGCATCGACAAGGTGCTGGGAATCCTCAAGGCCTACACCACCCGGGTGGGCGGAGGTCCGTTTCCAACGGAACTGGACGATTCTGTCGGGGAGTGCATCCGGAACCGGGGCGTGGAGTTCGGGTCCACCACCGGTCGACCCCGCCGGTGCGGCTGGCTCGACATGTGCGTGGTGAATCATTCCGTCCGGCTGAACGGACTGACCCGGCTGGCGGTGACCAAGCTGGACGTGCTCACGGGAATTCCCACCCTGAAGATCGCCGTCGCCTACCGGTGCGGTGGGGAGACCTTGACGAGTCTTCCCACCGAGGGGGACCGCCTCGCATGCTGTGAACCCATTTACGAAGAATTTCCGGGTTGGGAAGAAAACCTGCAGGGTATACGTCGGTTCGAAGATCTGCCTCAAAATACCCGAAACTACCTTCATGCCATTGAAACCATGTCGGGAATCCCGCTGGCCATCGTGTCCGTAGGGCCCGGGCGCGACGAGACGATCGTGCGGGAAGAGATCCTCTGA
- a CDS encoding FmdB family zinc ribbon protein, which yields MPIYEFRCVRCGEIQEVLVSNSKSEVKMACKACGGEDLVRVLSRVSYTMGSSGGESPRVTTRTCGPESSCATIDLPGYTR from the coding sequence ATGCCCATTTACGAGTTTCGGTGCGTCCGGTGCGGCGAAATCCAGGAAGTGCTTGTTTCGAATTCGAAAAGCGAAGTGAAGATGGCATGTAAGGCCTGTGGAGGCGAGGACCTGGTCCGCGTGCTCAGCCGCGTGAGCTACACCATGGGTTCTTCCGGGGGCGAATCCCCCAGGGTCACCACCAGGACCTGCGGACCTGAAAGCAGCTGCGCCACCATCGATCTTCCCGGCTACACCCGGTGA
- the htpX gene encoding zinc metalloprotease HtpX — protein sequence MGNRLRTTFLLALLTVLIVWIGRALGGPHGMVIAFVLAAVMNLGSYWFSDKIVLGMYRAKPLDESDAPELYQIVRELSMNAGLPMPRLFVIPSETPNAFATGRNPEKAVVAVTEGLLRILNREEVRGVLAHELAHVKNRDILVGSIAATLAGVVMMLADMVRWAAIFGGFRGGDDEESGGGLIAGLVISIVAPIAAMLIQMAISRSREYLADETGARFAGNPQGLAAALEKLAAASHRLPMTEAKPATAHLFIVNPLSGRAFANLFSTHPPIEERIRRLRSMAVY from the coding sequence ATGGGCAATCGGTTGAGAACCACCTTCTTGCTGGCGTTGCTGACCGTCCTGATCGTCTGGATCGGGCGGGCGCTGGGCGGCCCTCATGGAATGGTGATCGCATTTGTCTTGGCGGCCGTCATGAATTTGGGGAGCTACTGGTTTTCCGACAAGATCGTGCTCGGGATGTACCGGGCTAAGCCTCTTGATGAAAGCGACGCTCCGGAACTGTACCAGATAGTGAGGGAACTCTCGATGAACGCGGGACTTCCCATGCCCAGGTTGTTCGTCATCCCCAGCGAAACGCCCAACGCCTTCGCCACCGGCCGGAACCCGGAGAAGGCGGTAGTGGCGGTGACGGAAGGGTTGCTGCGCATCTTGAACCGTGAGGAGGTCCGCGGTGTGCTGGCCCACGAACTGGCTCACGTGAAAAACCGGGACATCCTGGTGGGTTCCATCGCGGCCACCTTGGCCGGCGTGGTGATGATGCTTGCCGACATGGTGCGCTGGGCGGCTATTTTCGGTGGTTTTCGGGGCGGAGACGACGAAGAGAGCGGCGGCGGGCTCATCGCCGGCCTGGTGATTTCCATCGTGGCTCCTATCGCGGCGATGCTGATCCAGATGGCTATTTCGCGTTCCCGGGAGTACTTGGCTGACGAAACGGGGGCCCGTTTTGCGGGAAATCCACAGGGCTTGGCTGCTGCACTGGAGAAGCTGGCCGCGGCCTCCCATCGGCTTCCCATGACGGAGGCAAAGCCGGCGACAGCGCACCTTTTCATCGTGAATCCGCTTTCGGGAAGAGCATTCGCCAATCTTTTCAGCACGCACCCGCCCATTGAAGAAAGGATTCGACGGCTGCGCTCTATGGCGGTCTATTGA